A portion of the Streptomyces erythrochromogenes genome contains these proteins:
- a CDS encoding (2Fe-2S)-binding protein, with protein MDITLNVNGRPEQFSAQPNELLVERLRDGLGLTGTKVGCDTGQCGSCVVRLDGRSVKSCLVLTASAAGGEIATIEGVTTRGGELSGLQEALRQEHGTQCGFCTPGMVMALGELVDATADGPAPTEPEIREWLTGNLCRCTGYHSVVRGVQRACAAHRDEVPAGSAASTAAAPEV; from the coding sequence ATGGATATCACACTGAACGTGAACGGAAGACCCGAGCAGTTCTCGGCGCAGCCGAACGAACTGCTCGTCGAACGGCTCCGCGACGGCCTCGGCCTGACCGGCACCAAGGTCGGCTGCGACACCGGCCAGTGCGGCTCCTGCGTCGTCCGCCTCGACGGCCGCTCCGTCAAGAGCTGCCTGGTCCTGACCGCCTCCGCCGCGGGCGGCGAGATCGCCACCATCGAAGGCGTCACCACCCGGGGCGGGGAGCTGTCCGGCCTCCAGGAGGCCCTGCGCCAGGAGCACGGCACCCAGTGCGGCTTCTGCACCCCCGGCATGGTGATGGCCCTCGGCGAGCTCGTCGACGCCACCGCCGACGGCCCGGCCCCCACCGAGCCCGAGATCCGCGAATGGCTCACCGGCAACCTGTGCCGCTGCACCGGCTACCACAGCGTCGTACGGGGGGTGCAGCGCGCCTGCGCCGCACACCGCGACGAGGTGCCCGCCGGCTCCGCCGCATCCACCGCAGCCGCACCGGAGGTGTGA
- a CDS encoding MFS transporter has product MPPAAHAASAPRGSGFRVVGAVLVLLMLSSSVPSALYVLYQQEWGLSSGTITVVFALYAVTVLAGLLLFGSLSDTLGRRPVLGAGLVLAIVSMALFAGAQGLGLLLAARAVQGLAVGLATGAMGAALLELSPAARPALGAQVNSAGPTVGIGLGGIGAGLLVQYAPAPTVLSYLLLIGAFAATLVGVVRMRESAPGAGGRLRVVPHRIHVPAGARRRFLVLVLTIVAVWSVGGFYLSLGPHLALSLLKSTNYLVGGATVALLAGAATVAQLMLGRTAALRTAVLGLVGLLTGLALVLLALGLGSAPVFLVATAVLGSGWGAAFLGSFRALSGLAEPAHRGELTAAVYVFAYLAMSVPAVLAGMLTNIHGLHRTSVGFMAAVAAVCAVALLATLRLAARTEAEGSTA; this is encoded by the coding sequence GTGCCCCCAGCCGCCCACGCGGCCAGTGCGCCCAGAGGCTCCGGCTTCCGGGTGGTGGGCGCCGTCCTCGTCCTGCTGATGCTCTCCTCCTCCGTACCCTCCGCCCTCTACGTGCTCTACCAGCAGGAGTGGGGCCTGTCCTCCGGCACGATCACGGTGGTCTTCGCCCTGTACGCGGTCACGGTGCTGGCCGGGCTCCTGCTCTTCGGCTCCCTCTCCGACACCCTGGGCCGGCGCCCCGTCCTGGGCGCCGGACTGGTCCTGGCGATCGTCTCGATGGCCCTCTTCGCCGGGGCCCAGGGCCTCGGACTGCTCCTCGCCGCCCGCGCCGTGCAGGGGCTCGCCGTGGGCCTCGCCACCGGCGCGATGGGGGCGGCCCTGCTGGAACTCAGCCCCGCCGCACGGCCCGCCCTCGGAGCCCAGGTCAACAGCGCCGGCCCGACCGTGGGCATCGGGCTCGGCGGGATCGGCGCCGGACTGCTCGTCCAGTACGCACCCGCACCGACCGTCCTCAGCTACCTGCTGCTCATCGGGGCCTTCGCCGCGACCCTGGTGGGGGTCGTCCGCATGCGAGAGAGCGCTCCCGGCGCCGGCGGCCGGCTGCGGGTGGTCCCGCACCGGATCCACGTACCGGCGGGTGCCCGGCGCCGCTTCCTGGTCCTCGTCCTGACCATCGTGGCCGTCTGGTCCGTGGGCGGCTTCTACCTCTCCCTCGGCCCGCACCTGGCCCTGTCCCTGCTCAAGTCCACGAACTACCTCGTCGGCGGGGCCACGGTCGCGCTGCTCGCCGGCGCCGCCACCGTCGCCCAGCTGATGCTCGGCCGTACCGCGGCGCTGCGTACCGCCGTGCTCGGGCTGGTCGGCCTGCTCACCGGTCTCGCGCTGGTGCTGCTCGCGCTGGGCCTCGGCTCGGCCCCCGTGTTCCTGGTGGCCACGGCCGTCCTCGGCAGCGGCTGGGGAGCCGCCTTCCTCGGCTCCTTCCGGGCGCTGAGCGGGCTGGCCGAACCGGCCCACCGCGGTGAACTGACCGCCGCTGTATACGTCTTCGCGTACCTCGCGATGAGCGTGCCGGCCGTACTCGCCGGGATGCTCACCAACATCCACGGGCTGCACCGCACCTCGGTCGGCTTCATGGCCGCCGTCGCCGCGGTGTGCGCGGTGGCCCTGCTGGCCACCCTGCGCCTGGCCGCCCGTACCGAGGCCGAGGGGAGCACCGCATGA
- a CDS encoding aldehyde dehydrogenase family protein: protein MTKRELSGPPLANPGKLFIGGKWVPALDGRTEPDVSPVDGQEIVPVAQAAAADADAAVAAARTAYEEGPWSRLSAQERALRLNRVGELIERDLEEIALLETVDMGKPFAFSSTVDAPMAAQLMHYYAGAVTRVDGSSRAPAGGQLAYTLREPLGVVCAITPFNFPLLLSMTKIAPALAAGNTVVHKPSPATPLTALKIAELFQEAEIPDGVLNVVTGPGVELGETLTGHPGIDKIAFTGSTVVGQSIIRKAAGTLKKVTMELGGKSANIVFADADLDAAEELAFFGIYYNKGEICTAGSRLLLQRPIHDELVERLVRRAAALKPGDPRDPATLFGPLAHRAQFDKVSSYIEVGEKEGAVLRTGGTGWTPEGASAEGLYFLPTVFTGVDNGMRIAQEEIFGPVLSIIPFDTEEDAVRIANDSAYGLAAGVHTKDLRRAHRVASQIKAGTVWVNCYNQYDPAVPYGGYKASGFGRECGPESLESYTQTKSVWIGMD, encoded by the coding sequence ATGACCAAGCGTGAGCTGAGCGGCCCGCCCCTCGCCAACCCCGGGAAACTGTTCATCGGCGGCAAATGGGTCCCGGCCCTGGACGGCCGGACCGAGCCGGACGTCAGCCCCGTGGACGGACAGGAGATCGTGCCGGTCGCCCAGGCCGCCGCGGCCGACGCGGACGCGGCCGTCGCCGCCGCCCGCACGGCGTACGAAGAAGGTCCGTGGAGCAGACTGTCCGCCCAGGAGCGGGCGCTGCGGCTGAACCGGGTCGGTGAGCTCATCGAGCGCGACCTGGAGGAGATCGCCCTGCTGGAGACCGTGGACATGGGCAAGCCGTTCGCCTTCTCCAGCACGGTCGACGCCCCCATGGCCGCCCAGCTCATGCACTACTACGCGGGGGCCGTGACCCGTGTCGACGGCTCCTCGCGCGCCCCGGCCGGCGGACAGCTCGCCTACACCCTGCGCGAACCGCTGGGCGTGGTCTGCGCGATCACCCCGTTCAACTTCCCGCTGCTGCTGTCGATGACGAAGATCGCACCGGCGCTGGCGGCGGGCAACACGGTCGTCCACAAGCCCTCGCCGGCCACCCCGCTCACCGCGCTGAAGATCGCCGAGCTCTTCCAGGAGGCGGAGATCCCCGACGGGGTCCTGAACGTGGTCACCGGCCCCGGCGTGGAGCTGGGCGAGACGCTCACCGGCCACCCCGGCATCGACAAGATCGCCTTCACCGGCTCCACCGTGGTCGGCCAGTCGATCATCCGCAAAGCGGCCGGCACCCTGAAGAAGGTGACGATGGAACTCGGCGGCAAGTCCGCCAACATCGTCTTCGCCGACGCCGACCTCGACGCCGCCGAGGAGCTCGCCTTCTTCGGCATCTACTACAACAAGGGCGAGATCTGCACCGCCGGATCCCGGCTGCTGCTCCAGCGCCCCATCCACGACGAGCTGGTCGAACGCCTCGTGCGCCGGGCCGCCGCCCTCAAGCCCGGCGACCCGCGCGACCCGGCCACCCTCTTCGGGCCCCTCGCCCACCGCGCCCAGTTCGACAAGGTCAGCTCGTACATCGAGGTCGGCGAGAAGGAAGGCGCGGTCCTGCGGACCGGCGGCACCGGATGGACCCCCGAAGGGGCCTCCGCCGAGGGCCTGTACTTCCTGCCCACCGTCTTCACCGGCGTCGACAACGGGATGCGCATCGCCCAGGAGGAGATCTTCGGCCCGGTCCTGTCGATCATCCCCTTCGACACGGAGGAGGACGCCGTACGCATCGCCAACGACAGCGCGTACGGCCTCGCCGCCGGTGTCCACACCAAGGACCTGCGCCGCGCCCACCGCGTCGCCTCGCAGATCAAGGCCGGCACGGTCTGGGTCAACTGCTACAACCAGTACGACCCCGCGGTCCCCTACGGCGGCTACAAGGCCTCCGGATTCGGGCGCGAGTGCGGGCCCGAATCCCTCGAGAGCTACACCCAGACCAAGTCGGTCTGGATCGGCATGGACTGA
- a CDS encoding MinD/ParA family ATP-binding protein has product MARTIVVHSHRGGTGKSSVLANLALLIAAGGRRVGVVDTDIQSPTLDLLFRLGPGPSLADYLLGRCEIEAAAQQAGVPGLYVVPARTGTAALRELMAGGYDVGLLPEGFDRLAEHYALDVLLLDTHAGLNNESVTAMASADVLMIMARADRIDLSGVEETIALAGRLACRRTLVLSMAPAGIDRDSARRRSEEVYGAPVAGILPYSPEMASLYGERIFAEAHPDHPLVGEFRTIISALDARDEVSRA; this is encoded by the coding sequence ATGGCCCGCACCATCGTGGTGCACTCGCACCGCGGCGGCACCGGGAAGTCCTCGGTCCTGGCCAACCTCGCGCTGCTCATCGCGGCCGGGGGGCGCCGGGTGGGGGTGGTGGACACCGACATCCAGTCACCCACCCTGGACCTGCTGTTCCGGCTCGGTCCCGGACCCTCACTGGCCGACTACCTGCTCGGCCGCTGCGAGATCGAGGCCGCCGCCCAGCAGGCCGGCGTACCAGGGCTGTACGTCGTACCGGCCCGGACCGGGACGGCGGCCCTGCGGGAGCTCATGGCCGGCGGCTACGACGTGGGACTGCTGCCGGAGGGCTTCGACCGGCTGGCCGAGCACTACGCGCTGGACGTGCTGCTGCTCGACACCCACGCCGGGCTCAACAACGAGTCGGTGACCGCGATGGCGAGCGCCGACGTACTGATGATCATGGCCCGGGCCGACCGGATCGACCTCTCCGGGGTCGAGGAGACCATCGCCCTCGCCGGGCGCCTGGCCTGCCGGCGGACCCTGGTGCTGAGCATGGCACCCGCGGGCATCGACCGGGACTCGGCCCGGCGGCGTTCCGAGGAGGTCTACGGCGCACCCGTGGCCGGAATCCTTCCCTACTCGCCGGAAATGGCCTCCCTGTACGGAGAGCGCATATTTGCAGAAGCCCATCCCGACCACCCCCTGGTCGGTGAATTCCGCACCATCATCTCGGCGTTGGACGCACGTGACGAAGTATCGCGGGCCTGA
- a CDS encoding FAD binding domain-containing protein has protein sequence MILTEFDYARPAGLDEALALLSGTRGARILAGGQSLLPDLRSGADSARLLVDIRRLADLRGTGRTPDGRHVRIGALTTLADLAADQLVLAEAPELAAAARSNGDPQVRNLGTVGGNLAAAGRATDLPVAAIAADAVVELAGPGGRTTLPAEEFAAGTAPAGQVLTALLLPAAGPAAAFEKSADRATRYPVCATAVRITADGPRIAVTGATPRPLRLRGVEDRLRGGPYSTEAVLAAFRAEPRELFVPGRGTSAEYLGHLAGVLTARALQRAERALA, from the coding sequence GTGATCCTCACCGAGTTCGACTACGCCCGCCCCGCCGGCCTCGACGAGGCGCTGGCCCTGCTGTCCGGGACCCGCGGCGCCCGGATCCTGGCCGGCGGCCAGAGCCTGCTGCCCGACCTGCGCAGCGGCGCCGACAGCGCCCGCCTGCTCGTCGACATCCGCCGGCTGGCGGACCTGCGCGGCACCGGCCGCACCCCCGACGGCCGGCACGTGCGCATCGGAGCCCTCACCACGCTCGCCGACCTCGCCGCCGACCAGCTGGTACTCGCCGAAGCACCGGAACTGGCCGCTGCGGCCCGCTCCAACGGCGATCCGCAGGTCCGCAACCTCGGCACCGTCGGCGGCAACCTGGCGGCCGCCGGACGCGCCACCGACCTGCCGGTCGCCGCCATCGCCGCCGACGCCGTCGTCGAACTGGCCGGCCCGGGCGGGCGCACCACCCTCCCTGCCGAGGAGTTCGCCGCCGGCACCGCACCCGCCGGCCAGGTCCTCACCGCACTGCTCCTGCCCGCCGCCGGTCCGGCAGCCGCCTTCGAGAAGTCGGCCGACCGCGCCACCCGCTACCCGGTCTGCGCCACCGCCGTACGGATCACCGCCGACGGGCCGCGCATCGCCGTCACCGGAGCCACCCCCCGCCCCCTGCGCCTGCGCGGGGTGGAGGACCGGCTGCGCGGGGGCCCGTACAGCACCGAAGCCGTACTCGCGGCCTTCCGCGCCGAACCCCGGGAGCTGTTCGTCCCCGGGCGCGGCACCTCGGCCGAATACCTCGGCCACCTCGCGGGAGTCCTCACCGCCCGAGCGCTGCAGAGGGCCGAGCGGGCCCTCGCCTGA
- a CDS encoding NADPH-dependent F420 reductase, translating to MRARIPRELHPDQVGLDRHGLRRPDRTRTPLSRGASMRTGIIGTGRIGTVLARILVAAGHHVVLANARGPQTLGPLVAELGAAASAAHPAEAAAQAELLVLMVPFERVRGLLPPRVVQDKVLVDATNAFGGPGAPADLGGRGSSDLVAEWYPDAQVVKSLNTMHFETLAVAGTAPGERLAHFTAGDDVKAKEIVAGIITDLGFAPVDTGPLHSGGILQQPGGPLFNRPLTEAQALAWISH from the coding sequence GTGCGGGCCCGAATCCCTCGAGAGCTACACCCAGACCAAGTCGGTCTGGATCGGCATGGACTGAGAAGGCCGGACCGGACCCGAACACCCCTTTCCCGAGGAGCGTCAATGCGGACAGGCATCATCGGCACCGGGCGGATCGGCACGGTCCTCGCGAGGATCCTCGTGGCGGCGGGCCACCACGTGGTCCTCGCCAATGCCCGGGGCCCGCAGACCCTCGGCCCGCTCGTGGCCGAGCTGGGAGCGGCGGCCTCGGCGGCGCACCCCGCCGAGGCCGCCGCCCAGGCCGAACTCCTGGTGCTGATGGTGCCCTTCGAGCGCGTCCGCGGACTGCTCCCGCCGCGCGTCGTGCAGGACAAGGTGCTGGTGGACGCGACGAACGCGTTCGGCGGCCCCGGCGCGCCCGCCGACCTCGGCGGGCGCGGCTCCAGCGACCTCGTCGCCGAGTGGTACCCGGACGCCCAGGTCGTGAAATCGCTGAACACCATGCATTTCGAAACACTCGCCGTCGCGGGAACCGCACCCGGAGAGCGCCTGGCGCATTTCACCGCGGGAGACGACGTGAAAGCGAAGGAAATCGTCGCGGGAATCATCACGGATCTCGGATTCGCACCCGTCGACACCGGCCCGCTGCACTCCGGGGGAATTCTCCAGCAGCCCGGCGGGCCCCTTTTCAACCGGCCGCTCACGGAAGCGCAGGCGCTGGCATGGATATCACACTGA
- a CDS encoding xanthine dehydrogenase family protein molybdopterin-binding subunit: MTTVTGEAPADRGGVLGQPLDSREDPQLLRGEATYVADIDLPGTAHMAILGSPVAHARILSIETKAAEQLPGVLKVATAADFADVMPLPCIWIPGGVESHFPPHPYGLPGARPVLTGDTVRHVGDPIAVVVAETPRQAAAALAAIAVEYEPLPVVTRADEALADGAPQLHEAVPGNLNAYWTCGDKDRTDAAIAAAEVTVELDLVNQRTINSPIEPRGAVGDYDPATGEYTLYASTQGPHNHRFLLAALVLGIPFNKLRVIAPTVGGSFGTKGYLYPDMPLVLLLSKALGRPVKWVDTRTGLMNSTVQGRDHRQHVTLAGTRDGRITAVRCTSYANLGAYPSTIGPGVATALMGRSISGMYDIDAAFCEVYAAFTNTVSLGAQRGSGRAEAAFLMERLVDRYASEIGMDPAAVRRKNLVPKEKFPYDNGLGWTYDSGNYQLNFDKAIELSGYADMSARKAEARTRGKRLGVGIATYVAICGVGPSTRMSQEGMLGGTWESANIRVHPTGEVTVTVGSASTGQSHGTVFAQVAADELGIDPETVQVHEGDTQKAPYGQGTYGSRSYSMAAPAVALTARKLKAKLVRAGAVFLGVPEDKVVYEGGAIHEEGNPENTKTFAELAMAMWYGWGLPPEIEPALDETTHFDPPDFNYPFGTHVAVVEIDELTGETEVVAYTAVDDAGNIGNPKIVQGQIEGSIVHGLGQALLEVAEYDENGRLVSADLGHYALPRAADVPFFALDKTVTPSPHNPLGAKGAGEIATVPPAAAVVNAVVDALSDLGVRHIDMPLTPEKVWRRLRGESQ, encoded by the coding sequence ATGACCACAGTGACGGGGGAGGCCCCGGCCGACCGGGGCGGAGTGCTCGGGCAGCCGCTGGACAGCCGCGAGGACCCGCAGCTGCTGCGCGGCGAGGCCACGTACGTGGCGGACATCGACCTGCCGGGCACCGCGCACATGGCCATCCTGGGCAGCCCGGTGGCCCACGCGAGGATCCTGTCCATCGAGACCAAGGCGGCCGAGCAGCTGCCCGGTGTGCTGAAGGTGGCCACCGCGGCCGACTTCGCCGACGTCATGCCGCTGCCCTGCATCTGGATCCCCGGCGGGGTCGAGAGCCACTTCCCGCCGCACCCCTACGGACTCCCGGGCGCCCGCCCGGTGCTGACCGGCGACACCGTCCGCCACGTCGGCGACCCCATCGCCGTGGTCGTCGCCGAGACCCCCCGGCAGGCCGCCGCCGCGCTGGCCGCCATCGCAGTCGAGTACGAGCCGCTGCCGGTCGTCACCCGCGCCGACGAGGCCCTCGCCGACGGCGCGCCCCAGCTGCACGAGGCCGTTCCGGGCAACCTCAACGCGTACTGGACCTGTGGCGACAAGGACCGCACCGACGCGGCCATCGCCGCCGCCGAGGTCACCGTCGAGCTCGACCTGGTCAACCAGCGCACCATCAACAGCCCCATCGAGCCGCGCGGAGCGGTCGGCGACTACGACCCGGCCACCGGCGAGTACACCCTCTACGCCTCCACCCAGGGCCCGCACAACCACCGCTTCCTGCTCGCCGCGCTGGTCCTCGGCATCCCCTTCAACAAGCTCCGGGTGATCGCCCCGACCGTCGGCGGCAGCTTCGGCACCAAGGGGTACCTGTACCCCGACATGCCCCTGGTCCTGTTGCTCTCCAAGGCGCTCGGCCGGCCCGTGAAATGGGTGGACACCCGCACCGGGCTGATGAACTCCACCGTCCAGGGCCGCGACCACCGCCAGCACGTCACCCTCGCCGGCACCCGCGACGGCCGCATCACCGCCGTGCGCTGCACCAGCTACGCCAACCTCGGCGCGTACCCCTCGACGATCGGCCCCGGCGTCGCCACCGCCCTCATGGGCCGCTCCATCAGCGGCATGTACGACATCGACGCCGCCTTCTGCGAGGTGTACGCCGCCTTCACCAACACCGTCTCCCTCGGCGCCCAGCGGGGCAGCGGACGCGCCGAGGCGGCCTTCCTCATGGAGCGGCTCGTCGACCGGTACGCCTCCGAGATCGGCATGGACCCCGCGGCGGTGCGGCGCAAGAACCTCGTGCCGAAGGAGAAGTTCCCGTACGACAACGGCCTCGGCTGGACCTACGACTCCGGGAACTACCAGCTGAACTTCGACAAGGCCATCGAGCTGTCCGGCTACGCCGACATGTCCGCCCGCAAGGCCGAGGCCCGCACCCGCGGCAAGCGCCTCGGCGTCGGCATCGCCACCTACGTCGCGATCTGCGGCGTCGGCCCGTCCACCCGGATGTCGCAGGAGGGCATGCTCGGCGGCACCTGGGAGAGCGCCAACATCCGCGTCCACCCCACCGGCGAGGTCACCGTCACCGTCGGCTCCGCCTCCACCGGCCAGAGCCACGGGACGGTCTTCGCCCAGGTCGCCGCCGACGAGCTCGGCATCGACCCCGAGACCGTCCAGGTCCACGAGGGCGACACGCAGAAGGCCCCGTACGGACAGGGCACCTACGGCTCCCGCTCCTACAGCATGGCGGCGCCCGCCGTGGCCCTCACCGCCCGCAAGCTCAAGGCCAAGCTGGTCCGGGCCGGCGCCGTCTTCCTGGGCGTGCCCGAGGACAAGGTCGTCTACGAGGGCGGCGCGATCCACGAAGAGGGCAACCCGGAGAACACCAAGACCTTCGCCGAACTGGCGATGGCCATGTGGTACGGCTGGGGGCTGCCCCCGGAGATCGAGCCGGCCCTCGACGAGACCACCCACTTCGACCCGCCGGACTTCAACTACCCCTTCGGCACGCACGTCGCCGTCGTCGAGATCGACGAACTGACCGGCGAGACCGAGGTGGTCGCCTACACCGCCGTCGACGACGCCGGGAACATCGGCAACCCGAAGATCGTCCAGGGGCAGATCGAGGGCAGCATCGTGCACGGCCTCGGCCAGGCCCTCCTGGAAGTCGCCGAATACGACGAGAACGGCCGGCTGGTCAGCGCCGACCTGGGCCACTACGCCCTGCCGCGCGCGGCCGACGTGCCGTTCTTCGCGCTCGACAAGACCGTCACGCCCAGCCCGCACAACCCGCTCGGCGCCAAGGGAGCGGGCGAGATCGCCACCGTCCCGCCCGCCGCCGCCGTCGTCAACGCCGTCGTCGACGCCCTGTCCGACCTGGGCGTCCGGCACATCGACATGCCGCTCACCCCCGAGAAGGTCTGGCGCCGCCTGAGAGGGGAATCCCAGTGA
- a CDS encoding type 1 glutamine amidotransferase domain-containing protein: protein MKILVVMTAKATLHLLDGEQHPSGFWAEEFVVPFSLFKAAGHDVDVATIGGRAPTVDLTSIDPQFLQWVRPQGSPDEDAANAAEYVRVIENTPQLRAPLALESLTEKDVADYDGVYVSGGHGAIGDLPKSDELAQILRWVIAQDKPLATVCHGHTSLLALRDGEGRWPFEGYRMTAFSHDEELVTNMAGRLPLILEVELTRLGARYEKADAIWDSHVVVDRKLTTGQNPYSSKALAETFLTQLAKG from the coding sequence ATGAAGATTCTCGTCGTCATGACGGCCAAGGCGACCCTGCACCTGCTGGACGGCGAACAGCATCCCTCGGGATTCTGGGCAGAGGAATTCGTCGTTCCCTTTTCGCTCTTCAAGGCGGCCGGCCACGACGTGGACGTGGCGACGATCGGGGGCCGCGCGCCCACGGTCGACCTGACGAGCATCGACCCCCAGTTCCTCCAGTGGGTCCGCCCCCAGGGTTCCCCCGACGAGGACGCGGCCAACGCCGCCGAGTACGTCCGGGTCATCGAGAACACCCCCCAGCTGAGAGCTCCCCTGGCCCTGGAGTCCCTCACCGAGAAGGACGTCGCCGACTACGACGGCGTCTACGTCAGCGGCGGCCACGGCGCCATCGGCGACCTGCCCAAGTCCGACGAACTCGCCCAGATCCTGCGCTGGGTCATCGCCCAGGACAAGCCCCTCGCCACCGTCTGCCACGGCCACACCTCGCTGCTCGCCCTGCGCGACGGCGAAGGCCGCTGGCCGTTCGAGGGCTACCGGATGACGGCCTTCTCGCACGACGAGGAACTGGTCACCAACATGGCCGGCCGGCTCCCCCTGATCCTCGAGGTCGAACTCACCCGGCTCGGCGCCCGCTACGAGAAGGCGGACGCGATCTGGGACTCGCACGTGGTCGTCGACCGCAAGCTGACGACCGGCCAGAACCCGTACTCCTCCAAGGCCCTCGCGGAGACGTTCTTAACCCAGCTCGCGAAGGGCTGA